From Lagopus muta isolate bLagMut1 chromosome 28, bLagMut1 primary, whole genome shotgun sequence, a single genomic window includes:
- the LOC125685417 gene encoding keratin, type II cytoskeletal 8-like — protein MSVTITRKSVRSSSAVPVRSFSSRSFTAGPAVRMSAASAFGTISGSRFGVGGMQRGPVTVSGGGIAAVTVNQSLLTPLNLEIDPDIQQVRKEEKEQIKTLNNRFASFIDKVRFLEQQNKMLETKWSLLQSQQPQRSDLRGLFEGYVGSLRRQLEGLGQERLRLEAELGSMQGLVEDFKNKYEEEINHRTEKENEFVLLKKDVDEAYMSKVELESRLESLTDEINFLRQLYDEELREMQSQISDTSVVLSMDNSRSLDLDSIIAEVKAQYEDIANRSRLEAETWYQSKYEELKTTAGKHGDDLRSTRSEIGELNRMIQRIQAEIEVLKNQRATLETAITEAEERGEMALKDARAKLSELEAALQKAKQDLARQLREYQELMNVKLALDIEIATYRKLLEGEESRLESGMQNLSIHTRTTGFSGGFGGGFGSSFSTGYTVTPPALESAAVPKSRAIVIKKIETRDGKLVSECADVLTN, from the exons ATGTCTGTCACCATCACCAGGAAATCTGTGCGGAGCAGCTCGGCCGTCCCGGTCCGATCCTTCAGCTCCCGCTCCTTCACCGCCGGCCCTGCTGTGAGGATGAGCGCAGCCTCAGCCTTCGGCACCATCAGTGGGAGCcgttttggggtgggggggatgcAGCGGGGTCCTGTGACCGTATCTGGGGGTGGCATCGCAGCCGTCACCGTCAATCAGAGCCTCCTGACCCCCCTCAACCTGGAGATTGACCCCGACATCCAGCAGGTGcgcaaggaggagaaggagcagaTCAAGACCCTCAACAACCGCTTTGCTTCCTTCATCGACAAG GTCCGGTTCctggagcagcagaacaagATGTTGGAGACCAAATGGAGTCTCCTGCAGTCTCAGCAGCCACAGCGCAGTGACCTGCGGGGGCTCTTTGAGGGCTACGTGGGGTCCCTGAGGAGGCAGCTGGAGGGGCTGGGCCAGGAGCGGCTGCGGTTGGAGGCTGAGCTGGGCAGCATGCAGGGGCTGGTGGAGGACTTCAAGAACAA GTACGAGGAGGAGATCAACCACCgcactgagaaggaaaatgagtttGTGCTGCTGAAAAAG GATGTGGACGAAGCATACATGAGCAAAGTGGAGCTGGAGTCACGGCTGGAGAGTCTGACGGATGAGATCAACTTCCTGCGGCAGCTCTATGATGAG GAGCTGCGGGAGATGCAGTCGCAGATCTCCGACACCTCCGTGGTGCTGTCCATGGACAACAGCCGCAGCCTGGACCTGGACAGCATCATTGCAGAGGTGAAGGCGCAGTACGAGGACATTGCCAACCGCAGCCGGCTGGAGGCTGAGACCTGGTACCAGAGCAAG TACGAGGAGCTGAAGACGACAGCTGGTAAACACGGCGACGACCTGCGCAGCACCCGCAGCGAGATTGGCGAGCTCAACCGGATGATCCAGAGGATCCAGGCTGAGATcgaggtgctcaagaaccag CGAGCCACTCTGGAGACGGCCATCACAGAGGCAGAGGAGCGTGGGGAGATGGCCCTGAAGGATGCCAGAGCCAAACTGTCTGAACTGGAGGCGGCTCTGCAGAAGGCAAAGCAGGACCTGGCCCGGCAGCTGCGCGAATACCAGGAGCTGATGAATGTTAAGCTGGCACTGGACATCGAGATTGCGACCTACAGGAAGCTGCTGGAGGGCGAGGAGAGCAG GTTGGAGTCAGGAATGCAGAACCTCAGCATCCACACCCGGACCACGGGGTTCTCGG GAGGATTCGGGGGGGGCTTTGGGAGCTCCTTCTCCACAGGTTACACTGTGACCCCCCCGGCACTGGAGAGTGCAGCTGTCCCCAAATCTCGTGCCATCGTCATCAAGAAGATCGAGACCCGTGATGGCAAGCTGGTGTCTGAGTGTGCTGATGTCCTCACCAACTGA